From Pandoraea vervacti, the proteins below share one genomic window:
- a CDS encoding TetR/AcrR family transcriptional regulator → MAKSTTSSLPVTAPEAPVAGDAADAADASVARAAPRRSATPRAGKTARHVTPAPIAQQHLLDAAVELFHTEGVRAVGVDAVVKRAGVNKMSLYRQFASKDDLILAYLDHMQTASLARIDESIAKHPGEPRAQMLQIFVDLAERASRPGYRGCPFVNVAAEFPDPAHAARVSVVNYKAEVVRRFTALVTAAGLKAPAPLVDALSLILEGAYAASQTFGPGSPPLRILPSVARRIIEAGMAGELTD, encoded by the coding sequence ATGGCCAAATCGACAACGTCTTCTCTGCCCGTCACCGCACCTGAGGCACCTGTTGCGGGTGATGCGGCTGATGCGGCTGACGCATCCGTTGCACGTGCCGCGCCCCGGCGGAGTGCGACGCCGCGTGCGGGCAAGACGGCGCGTCATGTGACACCCGCACCCATCGCCCAACAGCATCTTCTCGACGCCGCGGTCGAGCTGTTTCACACCGAAGGCGTGCGCGCCGTGGGGGTGGATGCGGTCGTCAAGCGTGCCGGTGTGAACAAGATGAGCCTGTATCGTCAGTTTGCGTCGAAGGACGACCTGATTCTGGCGTATCTCGATCACATGCAGACGGCGAGTCTTGCACGCATCGACGAGAGCATCGCGAAGCACCCCGGCGAGCCGCGGGCGCAGATGCTGCAAATTTTCGTGGATCTGGCCGAGCGCGCGAGTCGGCCCGGCTATCGTGGCTGTCCGTTCGTGAACGTGGCGGCGGAATTTCCGGACCCGGCGCATGCCGCACGGGTGTCGGTGGTGAATTACAAGGCGGAAGTGGTGCGGCGCTTTACGGCGCTCGTCACGGCCGCTGGCCTGAAGGCGCCGGCGCCGCTGGTCGACGCGCTATCGCTGATTCTCGAAGGAGCTTACGCCGCGAGCCAGACCTTCGGGCCCGGCTCGCCGCCGCTGCGCATCTTGCCGAGCGTTGCGCGTCGGATCATCGAAGCGGGAATGGCCGGAGAACTGACCGATTAA
- a CDS encoding MFS transporter, with amino-acid sequence MKAALAKRIDGRFHYGWIVVGVIFLVLLASAGIRATPSVMMVPLEQDFGWSRATISLAISVNLALYGLTGPFAAAAMQRFGIRPTVMVALLLLASGTALSSLMTAPWQMVLIWGVMVGGGTGVAAVTLAATVSNRWFHTHRGLAMGILTASSATGQMVFLPVMAAITEHHGWRPVVLIVALVAAIVLPLVAFLLPERPGSVGLRPVGAPEDAPDVPLTQGNPLTAALSALRMAAGKRDFWLLFFSFFICGASTNGYIGTHFIAMCGDYGLSEVKGAGILAAMGILDLVGTTASGWLSDRYNSRVLLFWYYGLRGLSLIYLPYAFGLDFFGLPLFALFYGLDWIATVPPTVRLTTDVFGKTMAPIVFGWIVAGHQLGAATAALVAGSLRATLGNYTMASMLSGGVCIIGAIMVLRIAPHAPKRPTVANA; translated from the coding sequence ATGAAGGCTGCACTTGCCAAGCGCATCGACGGACGCTTCCACTACGGGTGGATCGTCGTCGGCGTCATTTTCCTGGTCCTGCTCGCCTCTGCGGGCATTCGCGCGACGCCCAGCGTCATGATGGTGCCGCTGGAGCAGGACTTCGGCTGGAGTCGGGCGACGATCTCGCTGGCGATTTCCGTCAATCTTGCACTTTACGGCCTCACCGGCCCGTTCGCCGCCGCCGCGATGCAGCGTTTCGGCATTCGTCCGACGGTCATGGTGGCCTTGCTGCTGCTGGCATCGGGCACGGCGCTTTCGTCGTTGATGACCGCGCCCTGGCAAATGGTGCTGATCTGGGGCGTGATGGTCGGCGGCGGGACTGGCGTGGCGGCGGTGACGCTTGCGGCAACGGTGTCGAACCGCTGGTTCCATACGCATCGCGGCCTGGCCATGGGGATTCTCACAGCAAGCTCGGCGACCGGTCAGATGGTGTTCCTGCCTGTCATGGCAGCGATCACCGAGCATCACGGATGGCGTCCGGTGGTGCTGATCGTGGCGCTGGTCGCGGCGATTGTGTTGCCGCTGGTGGCATTTCTCTTGCCGGAGCGGCCCGGCTCGGTGGGGCTGCGTCCGGTCGGCGCCCCTGAAGACGCCCCGGACGTCCCGCTCACGCAAGGCAATCCGCTCACGGCAGCGTTGTCTGCCCTGCGCATGGCCGCAGGAAAGCGCGACTTCTGGCTGCTGTTCTTCAGCTTTTTCATCTGCGGTGCGAGCACCAACGGTTACATCGGCACGCACTTCATCGCGATGTGCGGCGATTACGGCCTGTCCGAAGTCAAGGGGGCGGGCATCCTGGCGGCGATGGGCATTCTCGATCTCGTGGGCACCACGGCGTCCGGCTGGCTCTCGGATCGTTACAACAGCCGCGTGCTGCTGTTCTGGTATTACGGCCTGCGCGGGTTGTCGCTGATCTATCTGCCGTACGCCTTCGGTCTGGACTTCTTCGGCTTGCCGCTCTTCGCGCTGTTCTACGGCCTGGACTGGATCGCGACGGTGCCGCCGACGGTGCGCCTTACGACAGACGTATTTGGCAAGACGATGGCCCCGATCGTGTTCGGCTGGATCGTTGCCGGCCACCAGCTAGGCGCCGCGACCGCTGCCCTTGTGGCCGGTTCGCTGCGCGCAACGCTGGGCAACTACACGATGGCCTCGATGCTGTCGGGCGGTGTGTGCATCATCGGCGCGATCATGGTGTTGCGCATTGCGCCGCACGCACCGAAGCGCCCTACGGTCGCGAACGCGTGA
- a CDS encoding methyl-accepting chemotaxis protein, producing MQRLSLKAKLWSAVALMWVSLLAMAIWGAWAQRDTMLAERRAGLTHVVDAGLSLAQHYAARAERGEMSVTDAQKLAREQIGAIRYDGDNYFGILNSQRVIVLNSVNPKLEGKDMSQFRDPSGKLMFSDIVAAARTDNPFVTYLWPKPGSDKPVEKISRVGVFSPWDWYLTTGVYVDDINAAFLGALARWGAMLAVIGLAVSGVMLLIIRNVQHSLGGEPEYAADIATRIADGDLLTQVRLRAGDGASLLYAMQRMQGNLQQMIGRIRSGTSAITLASREIAEGNTDLSARTEQQAAALEETASSMEQLTSTVRQNADNARQASQLAENASAIAVRGGQVVDQVVATMEGISHSSSKVVDIISVIDGIAFQTNILALNAAVEAARAGEQGRGFAVVAGEVRTLAQRSAAAAKEIKELIESSNSRVQDGSVLVAQAGQTMHDVVQAVRRVTDIMGEISAASEEQSHGIEQVGRAVTQMDEVTQQNAALVEQAAAAAASMEDQARLLDQAVAAFRMNGAPGAQAPLTQATAAVALQRLAA from the coding sequence ATGCAGCGATTGAGTTTGAAAGCGAAGTTGTGGTCTGCGGTCGCATTGATGTGGGTCAGCCTGCTGGCGATGGCGATCTGGGGCGCGTGGGCGCAGCGCGACACGATGCTCGCCGAGCGCCGGGCCGGGCTCACCCACGTGGTCGACGCCGGCCTGAGCCTGGCGCAGCACTACGCCGCCCGCGCCGAGCGCGGCGAGATGAGCGTGACGGACGCGCAAAAACTGGCGCGCGAACAGATCGGCGCGATTCGCTACGATGGCGACAACTATTTCGGCATCTTGAACTCGCAGCGTGTCATCGTGCTGAACTCGGTCAATCCGAAGCTCGAAGGTAAGGACATGAGCCAGTTCCGCGACCCGTCGGGCAAGCTCATGTTCTCCGATATCGTCGCCGCCGCCCGCACGGACAATCCGTTCGTCACCTATCTCTGGCCGAAGCCCGGCTCGGACAAGCCTGTCGAGAAGATCAGCCGCGTGGGCGTGTTCTCGCCCTGGGACTGGTATCTGACCACTGGCGTCTACGTCGACGACATCAATGCCGCCTTCCTCGGCGCCCTGGCCCGCTGGGGAGCGATGCTCGCCGTCATCGGCCTGGCGGTCTCGGGCGTCATGCTGCTCATCATTCGCAACGTCCAGCACAGCCTGGGGGGCGAACCCGAGTACGCCGCCGATATCGCCACGCGCATCGCCGACGGGGATCTGCTCACGCAAGTGCGCCTGCGCGCGGGCGACGGTGCGAGCCTGCTCTACGCCATGCAACGCATGCAGGGCAATCTTCAGCAAATGATCGGACGCATTCGCAGCGGCACGAGCGCCATTACCCTGGCCTCACGCGAGATCGCCGAAGGCAATACCGATCTGTCGGCGCGCACCGAACAGCAAGCCGCCGCGCTCGAAGAGACGGCGTCGTCCATGGAGCAACTCACCTCGACGGTACGCCAGAACGCCGACAACGCGCGGCAGGCGAGCCAACTGGCGGAGAACGCGTCCGCCATTGCCGTACGCGGCGGGCAGGTCGTGGATCAGGTGGTTGCCACGATGGAAGGCATCTCGCACAGTTCGAGCAAGGTCGTCGATATCATCAGCGTGATCGACGGCATTGCCTTCCAGACGAACATCCTCGCGCTCAATGCGGCTGTGGAAGCCGCGCGAGCAGGCGAGCAGGGGCGCGGGTTTGCGGTCGTCGCAGGCGAAGTGCGCACGCTTGCCCAACGCAGCGCTGCGGCGGCCAAGGAAATCAAGGAACTGATCGAGTCGTCGAACAGCCGGGTCCAGGACGGCTCCGTGCTCGTTGCGCAAGCCGGTCAGACGATGCACGACGTGGTGCAGGCGGTGCGACGCGTGACCGACATCATGGGAGAGATTTCCGCCGCATCGGAGGAGCAGAGCCACGGTATCGAGCAGGTCGGGCGGGCCGTCACGCAGATGGACGAGGTGACGCAGCAGAACGCCGCGCTGGTCGAGCAAGCCGCCGCCGCAGCCGCGTCGATGGAAGATCAGGCCCGACTGCTCGATCAGGCTGTCGCTGCGTTCCGCATGAATGGCGCCCCGGGCGCGCAGGCGCCGCTGACGCAGGCTACCGCAGCCGTCGCGCTTCAGCGGCTTGCCGCCTAA
- a CDS encoding helix-turn-helix domain-containing protein produces the protein MASTPAAAPMSPIAPPPVGDMIQQLRKERGMTLETLSRASGVSKSMLSQIERDKANPTIAVAWRLANALGVRLDQLLGAPSGDPEPVRIFGKHETPTLAGAEQAYQLKILGPMELAGKFEWYELTLQPGAALVSEPHDPGTREHFTVFDGQVDIEVEHIARRAKPGETARYPADRAHAIRNVGKSVARGLMVVIHG, from the coding sequence ATGGCAAGTACTCCCGCAGCCGCCCCGATGTCCCCGATTGCGCCGCCGCCGGTCGGCGACATGATTCAGCAGCTACGCAAGGAACGCGGCATGACGCTGGAGACGCTCTCCCGCGCGTCCGGCGTCTCGAAGTCGATGCTCTCGCAGATCGAGCGCGACAAGGCCAATCCGACGATTGCCGTGGCGTGGCGTCTGGCCAACGCCCTGGGCGTGCGTCTCGACCAGTTGCTCGGCGCGCCGTCGGGTGATCCGGAGCCGGTGCGCATCTTCGGCAAGCACGAGACGCCGACACTCGCCGGCGCCGAACAGGCGTATCAGTTGAAGATCCTTGGCCCGATGGAACTCGCCGGCAAGTTCGAGTGGTACGAATTGACGCTGCAGCCGGGCGCGGCGCTCGTCTCCGAGCCCCACGACCCCGGCACGCGCGAGCATTTCACGGTGTTCGACGGACAGGTCGACATCGAGGTCGAGCACATCGCGCGGCGCGCCAAGCCGGGGGAAACGGCGCGTTATCCCGCCGACCGGGCCCACGCCATCCGCAATGTCGGCAAATCGGTCGCGCGCGGTCTGATGGTCGTGATTCACGGCTGA
- the kbl gene encoding glycine C-acetyltransferase: MTAQTPEAREGFYRQLTERLEDTRRQGLFKQERVLMSRQGPEVMCDDGQTRINLCANNYLGLSGSEALVKAGQKALEDFGFGLSSVRFICGTQGPHKELEARIAAFLGTEDAILYAAAFDANGGVFEPLFDEQDAIISDALNHASIIDGVRLCKAQRLRYAHNDMEDLERQLQAAAGARHRIIVTDGVFSMDGTIAQLDRIVALAEQYGALIMIDECHASGFMGPTGRGTHEHHGVLGKIDIITGTLGKALGGAMGGFTAGRREVIETLRQRSRPYLFSNSLAPAIVGTSLAVFDELAHSSARREQLHENTAFFRQEVAALGFTIKPGTHPIVPVMLFDATLAQRFAQRLYELGVIATGFFYPVVPQGQARVRVQLSAAHTREHLTRALAAFAQAGNELGILKQG; the protein is encoded by the coding sequence ATGACCGCACAAACCCCGGAGGCCCGCGAGGGCTTCTACCGTCAACTGACCGAACGACTCGAAGACACGCGCCGTCAGGGCCTTTTCAAGCAGGAGCGCGTGCTCATGTCGCGGCAGGGGCCGGAGGTCATGTGCGACGACGGGCAAACGCGCATCAACCTGTGCGCCAACAACTACCTGGGCCTGTCCGGCAGCGAAGCGCTGGTGAAGGCGGGGCAGAAGGCGTTGGAAGACTTCGGTTTCGGCCTGTCGTCGGTGCGCTTCATCTGCGGTACTCAGGGACCCCACAAAGAACTCGAAGCGCGCATCGCGGCATTTCTCGGCACGGAGGATGCGATCCTTTACGCCGCCGCGTTCGACGCCAACGGCGGCGTGTTCGAGCCGTTGTTCGACGAGCAGGACGCCATCATTTCGGACGCCCTGAACCACGCCTCGATCATCGACGGCGTGCGCCTGTGCAAGGCGCAGCGCCTGCGCTACGCCCATAACGACATGGAAGATCTGGAGCGCCAGCTGCAGGCCGCCGCCGGGGCGCGGCACCGCATCATCGTCACGGACGGTGTGTTCTCCATGGACGGCACGATTGCGCAGCTCGACCGTATCGTGGCGCTGGCCGAACAGTATGGCGCGCTCATCATGATCGACGAATGTCACGCGTCCGGCTTCATGGGGCCGACGGGGCGCGGCACGCACGAGCATCACGGCGTGCTGGGCAAGATCGACATCATCACCGGCACGCTGGGCAAAGCGCTCGGCGGGGCGATGGGCGGCTTCACGGCGGGACGGCGCGAAGTGATCGAGACGCTGCGTCAGCGCTCACGTCCCTATCTGTTCTCCAATAGTCTGGCGCCCGCCATCGTGGGCACGTCGCTCGCCGTGTTCGACGAACTGGCGCATTCGTCGGCGCGCCGGGAGCAATTGCATGAGAACACCGCGTTTTTCCGTCAGGAAGTGGCGGCGCTCGGCTTCACGATCAAACCGGGCACGCATCCGATTGTCCCCGTCATGCTCTTTGACGCCACTCTGGCGCAACGTTTTGCGCAGCGCCTTTATGAACTTGGCGTGATCGCCACCGGTTTCTTCTATCCGGTCGTGCCGCAAGGCCAGGCGCGCGTGCGCGTGCAACTCTCGGCGGCGCATACCCGCGAACATCTCACCCGTGCGCTGGCCGCGTTCGCCCAGGCCGGCAATGAACTCGGCATTCTCAAGCAAGGTTGA